Below is a window of Rhizobium jaguaris DNA.
CGCTTTGCAACGATCTCAGGACAGCGCTGAAACATGTGCCGGACATGCCGCGCGCGCTCTCGCGCCTTGCGCTGGACCGCGGTGGCCCGCGCGATCTCTGGGCGATCCGCCAGGGGCTCGGTGCGGCCGCCGGCGTTGCCGATCTGCTGGGCAGCGCATTGCTGCCCGAGGAGTTGGGAGCAGCGCTTGCCGGGCTCCGCGCCTTGCCCCACGGCCTCGAAGCGCTGCTTGCCGGCATGCTCGCCGACGAATTGCCGCTGCTCAAGCGCGACGGCGGGTTCCTGCGCGAGGGAGCGAATGCGGAGCTAGACGAAGTCCGCGCGTTGCGCGACCAGTCGCGACGCGTCATTGCCGGATTGCAGCTGCAATATGCCGAGGAAACCGGCATCAAATCGCTGAAGATCAAGCACAACAACGTGCTCGGCTATTTCATTGAGATCACAGCCAGCAATGCCGGTCCGATGACGGATACTGCCGAGGCCAAGGCACGTTTCATCCATCGCCAGACCATGGCCAACGCCATGCGCTTTACGACGACCGAACTAGCCGATCTTGAAAGCCGCATCGCCAACGCCGCGGACAAGGCGCTCGCGATCGAGCTGGAAGCTTTTGATCGCATGGTCGCAGCCGTTGTCGCAGAGGCCGAGGCGGTCAAGGCCGGCGCTCGGGCACTGTCGGTGATCGATGTCGGGGCTGGGCTGGCACTGCTTGCCGAGGAACAGGGCTATTGCAGGCCGGTGGTCGACGACAGCCGGATGTTTGCGATCGGCGGCGGCCGCCATCCTGTGGTCGAGCAGGCATTGCGCCGGCAAGCGGGCGGCCCCTTCGTCGCCAACAATTGCGACCTGTCGCCGATGCCGGATGGCAAGGACGGCGCGATCTGGCTGCTGACCGGCCCGAACATGGGCGGCAAATCGACCTTCCTGCGCCAGAACGCGCTGATCGCCATTCTTGCCCAAACAGGTTCCTTCGTGCCCGCTGCCTCCGCCCACATCGGCATTGTCGATCGGCTGTTCTCGCGCGTCGGCGCTTCGGACGATCTGGCGCGTGGCCGGTCCACCTTCATGGTCGAGATGGTCGAGACAGCGGCGATCCTCAACCAGGCGACCGACCGGTCGCTGGTCATCCTCGATGAAATCGGCCGTGGTACCGCGACTTTCGACGGTCTCTCCATAGCTTGGGCGGCGGTCGAGCATTTGCACGAGGCCAATAGATGCCGAGGTCTCTTCGCCACCCATTTTCACGAGCTGACAGTATTGTCGGAGAAGCTCGGTCGGCTCTCGAATGCCACAATGCGCGTCAAGGAGTGGGATGGCGACGTGATATTCCTGCACGAGGTTGGGCCAGGTGCCGCCGACCGCTCCTATGGTATCCAGGTGGCGCGGCTCGCGGGCCTGCCGGCTTCGGTGGTGGCGCGCGCCCGCGACGTTCTGACGCGTCTGGAGGATGCCGACCGCAAGAACCCCGCGAGTCAATTGATCGACGACCTGCCACTCTTCCAGGTCGCGGTCCGCCGCGAGGAGGTGGCCGGCCGGCGCGGGCCGTCCAAGGTCGAGGAGGCGCTGAAGGCGCTCGATCTTGACGATCTGACGCCGCGTGCCGCGCTCGAAGCGCTTTACGAACTGAAAAAGACCCTGAACAAGACCGGCTGACAATAGGCGATTTCCAAGGATAACCCGATGCATATCGAACATCTTCTCGCCGAGGTCCGTATCCTGGCCGAGCGTTTTTCTCCGATAGCGGCCCGTGGCAAGATCTGCGGCGAGGGCGATCCGCCGGATTGCGAATCCGATCGCGGGCTCCTCAATATCGCTCTTTCCTGCAGCCGGATTTCCGACATCAGCTCGAACATCGCCAAGGCAGGCTATTGGGAATGTGAACGGGAAATGTTGATGCAGATCGGCGCCCAATCGCGAAACATATTATATAGCATAAACGAACTCAGACGGTCGCTTGAGCTGCCGCAGCCCTAAAACTGCCGATTTCTGCATCAACAGCCGTCACGCTTCGTCAACTTTGGCCCGATAGAACTTCCGAAGCTGTTGATTCGGGAAATTTGGCTCGGGCTAAATTGTGAGGATTCGAGCGTAGAATGCCTGTGTCAATCGCCGGGCAAAGAGGCTATAGCGCATGCAGACGAAAAGACAGGCGCGCCGCAAATGGGCCGCGGTCAATGAACAGGATCCCGGTCGGCAGAGCATGGTGACGCATGACATCGATTTTTCCGTCATTCTCGATGTCCCCGCGCTGAGGGCGGAATGCGAGACCCTCGCCAAGCGCCATCGGGACGACAAAGACCAGCGCTCCGCTCTCCTTGCCTTGTTGAAGAAGGCAAGCCAGGAAGGCCGCGAAAAGGCGCGCCGCCTGCTTTCGGAGGACGGAAGCGGGCTCGATTGCGCCTACCGCATTTCCTGGCTGCAGGATCAGATAATCACCGTTCTCTACGACTTCACCGTCGGCCACGTCTATCCGAAGCAGAAAGACAGCTTCGCCATAACTGCCGTTGGCGGTTATGGCCGTGACACGCTTGCGCCGGGCTCGGATATCGACCTTCTCTTCCTCTTCAAGCCGAAGCCCGCGGAAGAGACGCACAAGGCGGTGGAGTTCATTCTCTACATGCTCTGGGACATGGGCTTCAAGGTCGGCCATGCCACGCGCACCGTCGAAGAGTGCATGCGCCAGGCAAAGTCCGACATGACGGTGCGCACCGCCATTCTCGAAACGCGCTATATCTGCGGCAACCAGCCCTTGGCGCGCGAGCTGGAAACGCGTTTCGACAAGGAAATCGTCACCAATACCGGCCCGGAATTCATCGCCGCCAAGCTCGCCGAGCGCGACGAGCGCCATCGCAAGGCCGGCGACACGCGCTATCTGGTCGAGCCTAACGTCAAGGAAGGCAAGGGCGGTCTGCGCGACCTGCATACGCTGTTCTGGATCTCGAAATATTATTACCACGTCCGCGATGCGGCCGAGCTGGTGAAGCTCGGCGTGCTCTCGAAGCAGGAATACCGTCTCTTCCAGAAGGCCGAGGATTTCCTCTGGGCCGTGCGCTGCCATATGCACTTCCTGACCGGCAAGGCGGAGGAGCGGCTCTCCTTCGACATCCAGCGTGAGATTGCCGAGGCGCTTGGCTATCATGCTCGCCCCGGCCTTTCCGCCGTCGAACGCTTCATGAAGCACTACTTCCTCGTTGCCAAGGATGTGGGGGATCTCACGCGCATCCTCTGTGCGGCGCTTGAGGACCAGCAGGCCAAGGCGACGCCGGGTCTGACCGGCGTCATCAGCCGCTTCGCCCATCGCTCGCGCAAGATCCCCGGCACGCTCGAGTTCGTCGAGGATCGCGGCCGTATCGCACTCGCCAATCCGGATGTTTTCAAACGCGATCCGGTAAACCTAATCAGGCTGTTTTTCGTCGCCGACATCAACGGGCTGGAATTTCATCCTGACGCCCTGAAGCGTGTCACCCGCTCGCTGGGGCTGATCGATAACGACCTGCGCGAGAACGAAGAGGCGAACCGCCTGTTCCTCTCCATTCTCACCTCTAAGCGCGATCCGGAACTGATCCTGCGCCGTATGAACGAGGCCGGCGTGCTCGGCCGCTTCATTCCGGAATTCGGCAAGATCGTCTCGATGATGCAGTTCAACATGTATCATCACTATACGGTCGACGAGCACCTGATCCGCACCGTCGACGTGCTCTCGGAGATCGATAAGGGCAAGGCCGAGGAGATCCATCCGCTGGTCAACAAGCTGATGCCCGGCATCGAAGACCGCGATGCGCTCTATGTCGCCGTGCTGTTGCATGACATCGCCAAGGGCCGGGAGGAAGATCACTCGGAGGCCGGCGCCAAGGTGGCCCGCAAGCTTGGCCCTCGTTTCGGCTTGTCGCCGAAGCAGACCGAACTGGTCGTCTGGCTGATCGAAGAGCACCTGACGATGTCGATGGTCGCTCAGACCCGCGACTTGACCGACCGCAAGACCATCATCGATTTTGCGGACCGGGTGCAGTCGCTCGACCGGTTGAAGATGCTGCTGATCCTGACCGTCTGCGACATCCGCGCCGTTGGTCCCGGTGTGTGGAACGGCTGGAAGGGCCAGCTTCTGCGCACGCTCTACTACGAGACCGAATTGCTGCTTGCCGGCGGTTTTTCCGAAGTGTCGCGCAAGGAGCGGGCGGAAGAAGCAGCCAAGGCGCTCGAAAAGGCACTGGGGGACTGGAGCCAGAAGGAGCGCAAGGCCTATGTCAGGCTGCACTACCAGCCCTACCTTCTCTCTGTGCCGCTAGAAGATCAGATCCGCCATACGCAATTCATTCGCCAGACCGACAAATCGGGTCAGGTCCTGGCGACAATGGTGCGGACCGACAGTTTCCACGCCATCACGGAAATCACCGTGCTGTCGCCTGACCATCCGCGCCTTTTGACGGTCATTGCCGGCGCTTGCGCCGCCGCGGGTGCCAATATCGCCGATGCGCAGATTTTCACGACGTCGGACGGCCGTGCGCTCGACACCATTCATGTCAGCCGCGAGTTCGCCGACGACGCCGACGAGCTGCGGCGCGCCGCCACCATCGGCAAGATGATCGAGGACGTGCTTGCCGGCCGCAAGCGCCTGCCGGAAGTCATCGCCACCCGCACCAAGAACCGCCGCAAGAACAAGGCCTTCGTCATTCCGCCATCGGTGACGATCTCCAACAGCCTGTCGAACAAGTTCACCGTCATCGAGGTTGAATGCCTCGACCGTCCCGGCCTTCTGTCTGAGATCACCGCGGTCCTCTCGGATCTGTCGCTCGACATCCAGTCGGCACGCATCACCACGTTCGGCGAAAAGGTCATCGACACCTTCTATGTGACCGATCTCGTCGGGCAGAAAATCTCGAACGAAAACAAGCGAGCCAACATCACCGCGCGCCTGAAGGCGGTGATGGCCGGCGAAGAGGACGAGGTGCGCGAGCGCATGCCGTCCGGCATCATCGCGCCCGCTGCCACGCGGTCGCTCGCCGTTGAAAAGCCCAATACTGAAAAGAAAGCCGGTTCAGCCGCATGAGTCTGGTCAAGAAATTCATCACCGTCGGCGGGGCGACGCTCGGCAGCCGTGTTTTCGGGTTCGCCCGCGAAACGCTGATGGCCGCCGCCCTCGGCACCGGCCCGATGGCCGACGTTTTCTATGCCGCCTTCCGCTTTCCGAACCTGTTCCGTCGCCTTTTTGCCGAGGGAGCCTTCAACGCCGCCTTCGTACCGCTCTTTGCCAAGGAGATCGAGGCGAACGGCATCGATGGCGCCAAGCGTTTTTCCGAGGAGGTCTTCGGCGTTCTCTTCTCGGTCCTGCTGCTGATCACCATCGTCATGGAACTGGCCATGCCGCTCCTGGTGCGTTGGGTCATCGCGCCTGGTTTCACCGACGATGCCGAGAAATTCGACCTGACGGTCCGGTTGGCCGCCGTGATGTTCCCCTATCTCATGTCGATGTCGCTGACGGCGATGATGAGCGGCATGCTGAATTCGCTGCATCATTTCTTCGCCGCCGCCGTGGCTCCGATCTTCCTCAACCTGGTGATGATCAGCGCGCTGTTCTACGCGATCTATTTCGGCGCCGATCCGCTAACCACCGCCTGGTACCTGTCCTGGTCGGTGCTGGTGGCAGGCGTGCTGCAGCTGGCCGTCGTCTATATCGGCGTGCGCCATGCCGGCATCAGTATCGGCCTGCGCTTTCCGCGCTTCACGCCCAATGTCAAGCGGCTCCTGCTTCTTGCCATCCCGGCGGCCATCACCGGCGGCGTCACCCAGATCAATCTGGTGATCGGCCAGGCGATCGCCTCGGGCAAGGAAGGCGCGATCGCCGCCCTGCAATATGCAGACCGCATCTACCAACTGCCGCTCGGCGTCGTCGGCGTCGCGGTCGGAATCGTGCTTCTGCCGGAACTGGCCCGTTCGCTGAAGTCAGGCCATATCAAGGAAGCCGCCAATATCCAGAACCGCTCGATCGAATTCGTGCTGTTCCTGACCCTGCCGGCCGCTGTCGCCCTCTGGCTTCTCTCCGACGATATCATCCGCGTGCTTTACGAGCGCGGCGCCTTTAACCCGAACAATACAACGCTGGTCGGCTCCATCCTCGCCATCTTCGGCCTGGGCCTGCCGGCTTTCGTGCTGATCAAGGCGCTGCAGCCCGGCTTTTATGCCCGCGAAGATACGAAATCGCCGATGCGCTACACGGCGGTCGCCGTCTTCGTCAATTCGGCGCTGTCCATCCTGCTTTTCCCGGTGCTGGCCGAACGCGGCATAGCGCTCGCCGAGGCGGTTGCCGGATGGCTGAACGCTGTGCAGCTCTTCGTCACGCTCTATCGCCGCGGACATCTCGCCTGGGAATGGTCGCTGGCGCGCCGCACCGTCATGCTGCTCGTCTCCTCCGCCGTCATGGGCGGCGTCATCGTATATTTGTCTCATCGCTGGGAGCCGCTTCTGGGATCCAGCTCGACGCTGCTCACCAAGACCGGCGTCCTGGGCTTAGTCATCTTGATGGCGATGGTGGTGTATTTCGTCGTCGCCTTGCTGATCGGCGGCGTGGATTTGGGCATGGTACGCCGCAATTTGAAGCGCAAGCCGGCGCCTTCCTCGCCGGATGCGAAGGTGGTGAATGGGGAGTGATCAACTCCTTCGCCCCGTGAAGCGGGGAGAAGGTGGCTTGGAGCGATCGAACGGAGTGAGATTGGGCCAAGTCGGATGAGGGGCTCTCACCCATGTCCCCGCAGAAGTGCGGTATGCAGGCGCCGCCATTTTTGCGGGTGGCCAGGATAGTCTGCCTACGCCGTACTTTTGTGCCTGGCCCCTCACCCTAACCCTCTCCCCGCAAGCGGGGCGAGGGGACGATTTTTTGCCCAAGGCGGAGAGTTCCCATGTCCCAATCCCTGTTCGTCGTAACCCTCGTCGTCGACGATTACGACCGCGCCAAGGCATTCTATTGCGATTGCCTCGGCTTCGAATGCTTGGCCGACGAAGTGCAGCCGGAGGGCAAGCGGTGGGTGATGGTGAAGCCGAAGGGTGCTGAGGGGGCGGCATTGCTTCTGGCACAGGCCGCCGACAATGAACAGCGTGCCGCCATCGGCAACCAGACCGGCGGCCGCGTCGGCTTTTTCCTCAAGACTGACGATTTCGCCCGCGATCACGCGGCAATGACGGCTAGGGGCGTGCAGTTCCGGGAAGAACCGCGCCATGAGGTCTACGGAACGGTGGCGGTCTTCACCGACCCTTACGGCAACACCTGGGATCTGATCCAGCATTCCGCGTGAGGTACGATCCCGAAAACTATATGGCGGTTTTCAAATAAGATCATGCGAGGCCAAATCCGCGATATAGCCTCTTGATCCCCGCTTGTCAGCCGTGCATAAGCCCGCCGAACACCAGGGGTCGAGCGCGAGCTCGCCCGGGCCCTCCACAAGCCTTTTGAGGAAGACATGACCGAATTCAAGCCGCTCGTATTCTCCGGCGTCCAGCCGACCGGCAATCTCCATCTCGGCAATTATCTCGGCGCGATCCGCAAGTTCGTGGCACTGCAGGCAAACAACGACTGCATCTACTGCGTCGTCGACATGCATGCACTGACCGCCCAGCTCGTGCATGAGGACATGCCGGGCCAGATCCGTTCGATCACCGCCGCCTTCCTCGCCGCCGGCATCGATCCGGAAAAGCATATCGTCTTCAACCAATCCGCCGTGCCGCAGCATGCCGAACTGGCCTGGATCTTCAACTGCGTCGCCCGCATCGGCTGGATGAACCGCATGACGCAGTTCAAGGACAAGGCCGGCAAGGACCGCGAACAGGCCTCCCTCGGCCTCTACGCCTATCCGAGCCTGATGGCGGCCGACATTCTCGTCTACCGTGCCACCCACGTGCCCGTCGGCGACGACCAGAAGCAGCATCTGGAACTGACCCGCGACATCGCCATGAAATTCAACATGGACTACATGGAACACATTCGTCGTGCGGGCTACGGCATCGACATCACCGTCGGCGACGAGCCGGTGCATGCCTATTTCCCGATGGTCGAGCCGCTGATCGATGGTCCGGCGCCGCGCGTCATGTCGCTCCGCGATGGCACCAAGAAGATGTCGAAGTCGGATGCTTCGGATCTGTCGCGCATCAATCTGCTCGACGACGAAGAGAATATCTCCAAAAAAATCCGCAAGGCCAAGACCGATCCGGACGGCTTGCCGAGCGAGATCGCCGGCCTCGCGGGGCGCCCGGAAGCCGACAACCTCGTCGGTATCTACGCCGCCCTTGCCGACAAGTCGAAGGCGGATGTTCTCGCGGCATTCGGCGGACAGCAGTTCTCGGTCTTCAAGCCGGCGCTGGTCGATCTCGCCGTGCATGTGCTCTCGCCGATCACCGGCGAAATGCGCCGCCTGATGGCTGATCCCGGCCACATCGACACGGTTCTACGCGACGGCAGCGCCCGTGCCCGTGCCCGTGCCGAAGTGACGATGAAGCAGGTCCGCGACATTATCGGCTTTATCTATTGACTATCTTGTGAAAGCAGCCCCCGTATGAAACGGGGGCTTGCAAAAGGCCTCGGTCAGGTGTCAGACTTGGGTCATGGTATCAAAACGTCTCTCACGGCTCGAAGGTCATCGCCGCAAGTTCATGGCGGTCATCGACGGCACTCCTGAATGCCAGCGTGCCGTCCATTATGCCGGTCGGCGTGCCAAGAACTCCAATGGCGGCCTTGTGCTCCTTTTTGTGATCCCCGAAGGCGATTTCCAGCAATGGCTGGGGGTCGAGGAGATCATGCGGGCCGAGGCACGCGAGGAGGCCGAGGCGGCAACGGCCAAGGCAGCGCAGATCGTGCGCGAGAATATCGGCATCGACCCGGAGATCGTCATTCGCGAAGGATCGGCCGCCGAGCAGATCAACGCGGTGATCGAGGAAGACCGGGATATTGCGCTCCTCGTTCTTGCCGCCGGTTCGGCCAAGGAAGGACCTGGACCGCTGGTATCTTCGATTGCTGGACGTGCCGCAGCCTTTCCGATCCCCGTGACGGTGCTGCCGGATACGCTGACGAATGAGGAAATCGACGCCCTCAGCTGAGTTCTTTTGGGCTATTTCTTGAGACTCAGTCTCTTGATTAGCGTAGCCAAAAAGCCTATTTTCTTTTGAAATATTCTAAAGTCGGATAGTACAGACGCGGCATAGGCCTCCGCCCGCCGCATGGAGATCAAGATGTTCATTCAAACCGAAGCGACGCCGAACCCCGCAACCCTGAAGTTCCTGCCGGGCAAGGTTGTCATGGAAAGCGGCACGGCCGAATTCCGCAGCGCCGATGAAGCGGAAGTCTCGCCGCTCGCGACCCGCATCTTCGATATCCCCGGCGTCAGCGGCGTCTATTTCGGCTACGACTTCATCTCTGTCTCCAAGGAAGGTCAGGAATGGCAGCACCTGAAGCCCGCCATCCTCGGTTCGATCATGGAGCATTTCATGTCCGGCAAACCGGTCATGGGCGAAAGTTCGGTCCTCTCCGAAGTGCAGGATGCCGGCGGTGAGTTCTTCGATGCGGCAGATGAATCGATCGTGCTGACCATCAAGGAATTGCTCGAAACCCGCGTTCGTCCCGCTGTTGCCCAGGATGGCGGCGACATCACCTTCCGCGGATTTCGCGACGGCAAGGTCTACCTCAATATGAAGGGATCCTGCTCCGGTTGCCCGTCGTCGACGGCGACGTTGAAGCATGGCATACAGAATCTGCTGCGCCATTTCGTCCCGGAAGTGCAGGAAGTCGAAGCCGTCTAAGCATGATTCCAAAAAGTGCATGGCGGTTTTTGGATAAGATCTTGCAGGACCAAACGCGAACGCGTAGTGACGACTCCAAGACACGTCGCTGCGCTATAAGCGCTGTCTTTTCGGAAAAGTTGTGATGATCGTACTGGCGCTCGACACGGCAGGTGTGGATTGCGCTGCCGCTGTGTATGATAGTGGCAGTGATTCTGTGATTGGGGAGGTCACGGAAACGATTGGGCGAGGACATGCCGAACATTTGATGGATGTTGTCGACCGGGCGCTGGCTGAAGCCGATATAGCGCTCGCAGCCGTGGAGCGCGTGGTCGTCACCGTCGGTCCCGGCTCTTTCACCGGCATCCGCATCGGCGTTGCCGCTGCCCGCGGTTTCGCGCTTTCCCTGAACATCCCTGCTGTCGGCGTCACGACCCTCGAGGTCATGGCCGCCGCCGCACGGGAGACGAATCCGGGTAAATCGGTTCTGGCGGCCATCGACGCCAAGCGCGAGGAGATCTATCTCCAGTCGTTCGATGCCGATGGCCAGCGGCTGGACGAGGCGCGCGCCGTGACGATCGATGAAGCACGTGCGATCTCCGATGCTTTCGACGGCGTCGTCACCGGCTCGGCTGTTGCCCGGCTCAGCGACTTGCCGCCGGCAGCGCGGCCTGATGCCTTTCCGATTGCCACCGTCGCCCGGCTAGGCGCTGTCAAGCCTGTCAGCGAAAAGCCGAAGCCGCTCTATCTCCGTGGACCCGACGCCAGACCGCAGGCGGGGTACGCAGTCGCCAGGGTATGACCATGCTTGAATCCTATCTCACCCTGAAAGCCGAATACGAAATTGTCCCGATGCAGTTGCGGGATTGCGCCGAAGTGGCGACTCTGCATGGCGAGCGGTTTTCGCGAGTTTGGGACGAGACGGAGTTTCAAAATCTCCTGTCACAGGATACCACCTTCGGCTTTGTTGCCCGCCAGACCAACGCTATCCTGAAAAAGCCGCTTCCCGGCTTCGTACTGGCACGGCATGCCGCGGGCGAGGCGGAAATCCTGACGGTTGCGGTCAACGCCAAGCTTGGCCGTGCCGGTCTCGGCTGGCGGCTGATGCAGGCGGCGTTGCGCGAGGCGCGCAACCGCGGCGGTGAAGCCATGTTTCTGGAGGTCGACGGCACCAATCAGCCGGCCCTCGGTCTCTACCGCAAGCTTGGTTTTGAAAAGGTCGGCGAGCGTAAGGCTTATTATGTCGATGAAAGCGGCGCGAAATCGACGGCGCTTGTCATGCGCCGCGTTCTTCGCTAGTCCGTTGTTCTAAAGCGCATCGCGATCTCCGGGGATTCGCTCTCTGCGCTTTAGACCTTTGATTTCGCGCATGTCGTTATCCCAAAACCGCTGCGCACCTTTGCGCGACATGCTCTAGATGAATAGACCGAAGACCGTATTCAATGAACGATCCCGTAAAATCCCTTGAGGAGCTTTGTGCCGAGCGCGGTATGCGCATGACGGAGCAGCGGAGAGTCATTGCGCGCATCATCGAGAGTTCCGAGGATCATCCGGATGTCGAGGAACTGCACCGCCGCTCCGTCAAGATCGATGCGAAGATCTCGATTTCGACTGTCTACCGCACTGTGAAGCTTTTCGAGGATGCCGGCATCATCGAGCGCCATGACTTCCGTGACGGCCGTTCGCGTTACGAGACCGTACCGGAAGAGC
It encodes the following:
- the mutS gene encoding DNA mismatch repair protein MutS — translated: MMEQYIEIKANNPGSLLFYRMGDFYELFFEDAVDASRALGITLTKRGQHMGQDIPMCGVPVHAADDYLQKLISLGFRVAVCEQVEDPAEAKKRGGKSVVRRDVVRLVTPGTITEEKLLSPSESNYLMALARIRGGTEPQLALAWIDISTGVFRLAETEASRLLADILRIDPRELILPDTMFHDPELKPVFDVLGRTAVPQPAVLFDSASAEGRITRYFGVSTLDGFGSFTRAELAAAAAAIAYVEKTQISERPPLGLPERESGASTLFIDPATRANLELVRTLSGDRNGSLLRAIDRTVTGGGARLLAERLMSPLTDPARINERLDSIGFLAEEPSLCNDLRTALKHVPDMPRALSRLALDRGGPRDLWAIRQGLGAAAGVADLLGSALLPEELGAALAGLRALPHGLEALLAGMLADELPLLKRDGGFLREGANAELDEVRALRDQSRRVIAGLQLQYAEETGIKSLKIKHNNVLGYFIEITASNAGPMTDTAEAKARFIHRQTMANAMRFTTTELADLESRIANAADKALAIELEAFDRMVAAVVAEAEAVKAGARALSVIDVGAGLALLAEEQGYCRPVVDDSRMFAIGGGRHPVVEQALRRQAGGPFVANNCDLSPMPDGKDGAIWLLTGPNMGGKSTFLRQNALIAILAQTGSFVPAASAHIGIVDRLFSRVGASDDLARGRSTFMVEMVETAAILNQATDRSLVILDEIGRGTATFDGLSIAWAAVEHLHEANRCRGLFATHFHELTVLSEKLGRLSNATMRVKEWDGDVIFLHEVGPGAADRSYGIQVARLAGLPASVVARARDVLTRLEDADRKNPASQLIDDLPLFQVAVRREEVAGRRGPSKVEEALKALDLDDLTPRAALEALYELKKTLNKTG
- a CDS encoding [protein-PII] uridylyltransferase, whose translation is MQTKRQARRKWAAVNEQDPGRQSMVTHDIDFSVILDVPALRAECETLAKRHRDDKDQRSALLALLKKASQEGREKARRLLSEDGSGLDCAYRISWLQDQIITVLYDFTVGHVYPKQKDSFAITAVGGYGRDTLAPGSDIDLLFLFKPKPAEETHKAVEFILYMLWDMGFKVGHATRTVEECMRQAKSDMTVRTAILETRYICGNQPLARELETRFDKEIVTNTGPEFIAAKLAERDERHRKAGDTRYLVEPNVKEGKGGLRDLHTLFWISKYYYHVRDAAELVKLGVLSKQEYRLFQKAEDFLWAVRCHMHFLTGKAEERLSFDIQREIAEALGYHARPGLSAVERFMKHYFLVAKDVGDLTRILCAALEDQQAKATPGLTGVISRFAHRSRKIPGTLEFVEDRGRIALANPDVFKRDPVNLIRLFFVADINGLEFHPDALKRVTRSLGLIDNDLRENEEANRLFLSILTSKRDPELILRRMNEAGVLGRFIPEFGKIVSMMQFNMYHHYTVDEHLIRTVDVLSEIDKGKAEEIHPLVNKLMPGIEDRDALYVAVLLHDIAKGREEDHSEAGAKVARKLGPRFGLSPKQTELVVWLIEEHLTMSMVAQTRDLTDRKTIIDFADRVQSLDRLKMLLILTVCDIRAVGPGVWNGWKGQLLRTLYYETELLLAGGFSEVSRKERAEEAAKALEKALGDWSQKERKAYVRLHYQPYLLSVPLEDQIRHTQFIRQTDKSGQVLATMVRTDSFHAITEITVLSPDHPRLLTVIAGACAAAGANIADAQIFTTSDGRALDTIHVSREFADDADELRRAATIGKMIEDVLAGRKRLPEVIATRTKNRRKNKAFVIPPSVTISNSLSNKFTVIEVECLDRPGLLSEITAVLSDLSLDIQSARITTFGEKVIDTFYVTDLVGQKISNENKRANITARLKAVMAGEEDEVRERMPSGIIAPAATRSLAVEKPNTEKKAGSAA
- the murJ gene encoding murein biosynthesis integral membrane protein MurJ, yielding MSLVKKFITVGGATLGSRVFGFARETLMAAALGTGPMADVFYAAFRFPNLFRRLFAEGAFNAAFVPLFAKEIEANGIDGAKRFSEEVFGVLFSVLLLITIVMELAMPLLVRWVIAPGFTDDAEKFDLTVRLAAVMFPYLMSMSLTAMMSGMLNSLHHFFAAAVAPIFLNLVMISALFYAIYFGADPLTTAWYLSWSVLVAGVLQLAVVYIGVRHAGISIGLRFPRFTPNVKRLLLLAIPAAITGGVTQINLVIGQAIASGKEGAIAALQYADRIYQLPLGVVGVAVGIVLLPELARSLKSGHIKEAANIQNRSIEFVLFLTLPAAVALWLLSDDIIRVLYERGAFNPNNTTLVGSILAIFGLGLPAFVLIKALQPGFYAREDTKSPMRYTAVAVFVNSALSILLFPVLAERGIALAEAVAGWLNAVQLFVTLYRRGHLAWEWSLARRTVMLLVSSAVMGGVIVYLSHRWEPLLGSSSTLLTKTGVLGLVILMAMVVYFVVALLIGGVDLGMVRRNLKRKPAPSSPDAKVVNGE
- a CDS encoding VOC family protein produces the protein MSQSLFVVTLVVDDYDRAKAFYCDCLGFECLADEVQPEGKRWVMVKPKGAEGAALLLAQAADNEQRAAIGNQTGGRVGFFLKTDDFARDHAAMTARGVQFREEPRHEVYGTVAVFTDPYGNTWDLIQHSA
- the trpS gene encoding tryptophan--tRNA ligase, producing the protein MTEFKPLVFSGVQPTGNLHLGNYLGAIRKFVALQANNDCIYCVVDMHALTAQLVHEDMPGQIRSITAAFLAAGIDPEKHIVFNQSAVPQHAELAWIFNCVARIGWMNRMTQFKDKAGKDREQASLGLYAYPSLMAADILVYRATHVPVGDDQKQHLELTRDIAMKFNMDYMEHIRRAGYGIDITVGDEPVHAYFPMVEPLIDGPAPRVMSLRDGTKKMSKSDASDLSRINLLDDEENISKKIRKAKTDPDGLPSEIAGLAGRPEADNLVGIYAALADKSKADVLAAFGGQQFSVFKPALVDLAVHVLSPITGEMRRLMADPGHIDTVLRDGSARARARAEVTMKQVRDIIGFIY
- a CDS encoding universal stress protein; translation: MVSKRLSRLEGHRRKFMAVIDGTPECQRAVHYAGRRAKNSNGGLVLLFVIPEGDFQQWLGVEEIMRAEAREEAEAATAKAAQIVRENIGIDPEIVIREGSAAEQINAVIEEDRDIALLVLAAGSAKEGPGPLVSSIAGRAAAFPIPVTVLPDTLTNEEIDALS
- a CDS encoding NifU family protein, giving the protein MFIQTEATPNPATLKFLPGKVVMESGTAEFRSADEAEVSPLATRIFDIPGVSGVYFGYDFISVSKEGQEWQHLKPAILGSIMEHFMSGKPVMGESSVLSEVQDAGGEFFDAADESIVLTIKELLETRVRPAVAQDGGDITFRGFRDGKVYLNMKGSCSGCPSSTATLKHGIQNLLRHFVPEVQEVEAV
- the tsaB gene encoding tRNA (adenosine(37)-N6)-threonylcarbamoyltransferase complex dimerization subunit type 1 TsaB — encoded protein: MIVLALDTAGVDCAAAVYDSGSDSVIGEVTETIGRGHAEHLMDVVDRALAEADIALAAVERVVVTVGPGSFTGIRIGVAAARGFALSLNIPAVGVTTLEVMAAAARETNPGKSVLAAIDAKREEIYLQSFDADGQRLDEARAVTIDEARAISDAFDGVVTGSAVARLSDLPPAARPDAFPIATVARLGAVKPVSEKPKPLYLRGPDARPQAGYAVARV
- a CDS encoding GNAT family N-acetyltransferase; amino-acid sequence: MLESYLTLKAEYEIVPMQLRDCAEVATLHGERFSRVWDETEFQNLLSQDTTFGFVARQTNAILKKPLPGFVLARHAAGEAEILTVAVNAKLGRAGLGWRLMQAALREARNRGGEAMFLEVDGTNQPALGLYRKLGFEKVGERKAYYVDESGAKSTALVMRRVLR
- a CDS encoding Fur family transcriptional regulator; this encodes MNDPVKSLEELCAERGMRMTEQRRVIARIIESSEDHPDVEELHRRSVKIDAKISISTVYRTVKLFEDAGIIERHDFRDGRSRYETVPEEHHDHLIDLKSGEVIEFHSPEIEALQERIAREHGFKLVDHRLELYGIPLKKDGPLKKDEPLKKDER